From Chryseobacterium sp. IHB B 17019, one genomic window encodes:
- a CDS encoding fumarylacetoacetate hydrolase family protein: MKIICIGRNYSEHAKELGNEIPEKPVIFMKPDTAVLKGNDFYIPEFSDDVHYELEVVVKISKGGKYIQKEVVHKHYEEIGLGIDFTARDLQGELKSKGLPWELAKGFDGSAVVSNFFKKESYNLDSLNFSLLKNKEKVQDGNTKDMMYTIDDIIAFVSQYFTLRVGDLIFTGTPKGVGKVEENDILEAYLENEKILDIRIL; this comes from the coding sequence ATGAAAATAATCTGCATAGGAAGAAATTACAGCGAACATGCGAAAGAATTAGGAAACGAAATCCCTGAAAAGCCTGTCATTTTTATGAAGCCGGATACAGCCGTTTTGAAGGGGAATGATTTTTATATTCCTGAGTTTTCGGATGATGTGCATTATGAATTGGAAGTAGTTGTGAAGATTTCAAAAGGCGGAAAATACATCCAAAAAGAGGTTGTTCACAAACATTATGAGGAGATCGGTCTGGGAATTGATTTTACGGCGAGAGATCTTCAGGGTGAGCTGAAATCTAAAGGGTTGCCCTGGGAACTGGCCAAAGGTTTTGACGGTTCGGCGGTAGTAAGCAATTTCTTCAAAAAAGAGAGCTATAATCTTGATTCCTTGAACTTTTCATTACTAAAAAACAAAGAAAAAGTACAGGACGGAAACACGAAAGATATGATGTATACGATTGATGATATCATTGCTTTTGTTTCTCAATATTTCACTTTGCGAGTGGGTGATCTGATTTTCACAGGAACCCCGAAAGGAGTTGGAAAAGTGGAAGAGAATGATATTCTTGAAGCTTACCTTGAGAATGAAAAAATTCTTGATATCCGAATATTATAA
- a CDS encoding DUF6341 family protein, protein MTSFFLFLSKVFKWSFGFFDAFGNVLNWILFIVCCALFTYWCYVLVAKLGGDKDKDYYSPTEGNHPYYDPNIYKKEG, encoded by the coding sequence ATGACGTCTTTCTTTCTATTCTTAAGCAAAGTTTTCAAATGGTCTTTCGGTTTCTTTGATGCTTTCGGTAATGTTTTAAACTGGATTCTGTTTATAGTTTGCTGTGCATTGTTCACTTACTGGTGCTACGTTTTGGTGGCTAAGCTGGGAGGTGATAAAGATAAAGACTACTATTCTCCAACGGAGGGTAATCACCCGTATTACGATCCGAACATCTATAAAAAAGAAGGTTAA
- a CDS encoding putative signal transducing protein, whose translation MSELVKFKFYETALQANRDKQILAESGINSFIANEQLIQSDWLLSQAVGGIQLQVFEEDLEKANQVLQDYKENEEYSLEVEHTIENSEFDFVCPKCGSNHIYRDDSATSFFGVSILTSHKFVCYYCGNDFVH comes from the coding sequence ATGAGCGAATTAGTTAAGTTTAAATTTTACGAAACTGCACTTCAGGCTAACAGGGACAAACAAATCCTTGCTGAAAGCGGTATCAACAGCTTCATTGCCAATGAACAGCTTATCCAGTCGGATTGGTTGCTTTCTCAGGCTGTTGGCGGAATTCAGCTGCAGGTTTTTGAAGAAGATCTGGAAAAAGCGAATCAGGTGCTGCAGGATTACAAAGAAAATGAAGAATATTCATTGGAGGTAGAACATACGATTGAAAATTCTGAGTTTGATTTTGTTTGCCCGAAATGTGGATCCAATCACATCTACAGAGATGATAGTGCGACAAGCTTTTTTGGGGTTTCTATTTTGACGAGCCATAAGTTTGTTTGTTATTATTGTGGGAATGATTTTGTGCATTAA
- a CDS encoding CDP-alcohol phosphatidyltransferase family protein: MNFIKNNLANAITLGNLFSGCVGAIHLILGDYQTTAICIILSLILDFFDGFVARALKSNSNLGVQLDSLADMVSFGLLPGLTLYAALEPFGNIFLGTELPFEIKYLGLFVTLFSCLRLAIFNLDEDQKYYFKGLNTPSNTILIFGLYYAQKESGGFTFLFENPLFLLVFTAVCSWLLISPIKMIAMKFKSMKLQDNYPKLALLIGSVIILTIFKTVGIPMVIIYYILISIIFQKQLK; this comes from the coding sequence ATGAATTTTATTAAAAATAATCTTGCCAACGCCATTACATTGGGGAATCTTTTTTCAGGCTGTGTAGGTGCAATTCATCTGATTTTGGGTGATTACCAGACGACTGCGATCTGCATTATTCTGTCCTTGATTTTAGATTTTTTTGATGGTTTTGTGGCGAGGGCGTTGAAGTCAAACTCCAACTTGGGAGTCCAGCTTGATTCTTTGGCTGATATGGTGAGTTTCGGCTTGCTTCCGGGGCTGACTTTATATGCAGCACTGGAACCATTCGGGAACATATTTTTAGGAACTGAACTTCCTTTTGAAATCAAATATTTAGGATTATTTGTTACGCTTTTCTCTTGTTTAAGACTGGCAATCTTTAATCTTGATGAAGATCAGAAATATTATTTTAAAGGCTTAAATACTCCATCTAATACAATTTTAATATTCGGATTGTATTATGCCCAGAAAGAAAGTGGAGGTTTTACCTTTTTATTTGAAAATCCATTGTTTTTATTAGTATTCACGGCAGTTTGTTCGTGGCTTTTAATTAGTCCTATCAAAATGATTGCGATGAAATTCAAATCAATGAAATTACAGGATAACTATCCCAAACTGGCTTTATTAATAGGCTCAGTTATTATTTTGACTATTTTTAAAACCGTCGGAATTCCCATGGTGATTATCTATTATATCTTAATATCAATAATTTTTCAAAAACAACTTAAATAA
- a CDS encoding DUF3109 family protein gives MIQIDDKLISEEIFSEEFVCNLSKCKGACCVEGDVGAPLDKNELEILDSIFDKIKPYLTQEGIKALEEQGTWTTDPQDGMYVTPMVENRECAYVTFDEKGITKCGIEKAYEDGAIDWQKPISCHLYPIRVTEYSAFTALNYHEWNVCSDACALGKELQVPVYKFLKNPLIRKYGEEFYDVLSGVAEEWKKEYGS, from the coding sequence ATGATTCAGATAGATGATAAATTGATCTCCGAAGAAATTTTTTCTGAAGAGTTTGTCTGCAACCTTTCGAAATGTAAAGGTGCATGTTGTGTGGAAGGAGATGTGGGTGCTCCGTTGGATAAGAACGAACTGGAAATTTTAGATAGTATTTTCGATAAAATCAAGCCTTATCTTACTCAGGAAGGTATCAAAGCCCTTGAAGAACAGGGAACCTGGACCACTGACCCGCAGGACGGAATGTATGTAACGCCGATGGTGGAAAATCGCGAGTGTGCTTATGTAACTTTTGATGAAAAAGGAATTACAAAATGTGGAATCGAAAAGGCCTATGAAGACGGCGCTATTGACTGGCAAAAGCCTATTTCATGCCACCTTTACCCGATCCGCGTGACGGAATATTCTGCTTTTACAGCCTTGAATTATCATGAATGGAATGTCTGCAGCGATGCCTGTGCATTAGGAAAAGAACTGCAGGTTCCCGTTTATAAATTCCTGAAAAATCCTCTGATCAGAAAATACGGCGAAGAGTTCTATGATGTCCTGAGCGGAGTTGCCGAAGAATGGAAAAAGGAATATGGGTCTTAA
- a CDS encoding KUP/HAK/KT family potassium transporter, producing the protein MAEVTEGGHHFDIKKLSFIGVLVSLGIVFGDIGTSPLYVMKAIVNARGEEGTMPFNEYIEGALSCIIWTLTLQTTLKYVIIALRADNKGEGGILALFSLVKNLKKGWLYLIAIVGAAALVADGVITPSLTVMSAIEGLEIYNPHTPVVPITIGILIVIFVVQQFGTSFIGKFFGPVMVIWFLVLGGLGVSHLSENLEILRSFNPYYAYKLIVDSPSAIIILGAVFLCTTGAEALYSDLGHCGAKNIRVSWGFVKIMLILNYLGQGAWLLTNHGTPGFSVVNPFFGIMEEWMIVPGVILATAAAIIASQALITGSFTIFSEAMSLNLWPNQKIDYPSGVKGQMYIPRINWGLLILCIIVVLHFRESGKMEAAYGLSITVTMLMTTMLLLFWLLKHRVNKVFILVFALVYLSIELGFFSANIIKFFEGGWITVILGGFIGICMYAWYNGRSIKTKFIKFIKLDKYIPIIKDMKLDETIPKYATNLAYLSRAKRNDEIESKIIYSIIKKQPKRADHYFILSITNQEDPYTFKYAVDEVLPGTIYKINFMLGFKIDRRINDYFDMVLRDLMADGTIPSRSSHPSLRAHNIPPDLKYVIIDNTYINDILLTVKEKIILNLYNFVKYIGSDDFKAWGITSHNVVVESAPMTEDCVGKSKIEQCEFIRHNS; encoded by the coding sequence ATGGCAGAAGTTACAGAAGGTGGTCATCATTTTGATATTAAAAAGCTTTCTTTTATTGGAGTTTTAGTTTCTCTGGGAATTGTTTTTGGAGATATTGGTACTTCACCGCTTTACGTAATGAAAGCAATTGTGAACGCCAGAGGAGAAGAGGGTACAATGCCTTTCAACGAGTATATCGAAGGAGCTCTGTCCTGTATTATCTGGACGCTTACCCTTCAGACAACTCTTAAATATGTTATTATTGCTCTTAGGGCAGATAACAAAGGAGAGGGTGGTATTTTAGCCTTATTTTCTTTAGTTAAAAATTTAAAAAAAGGCTGGCTGTATCTTATTGCTATAGTAGGAGCAGCCGCACTTGTCGCAGATGGAGTAATTACACCTTCACTTACGGTAATGTCGGCGATTGAAGGTCTTGAAATTTATAATCCTCATACGCCGGTGGTGCCTATTACTATTGGAATTTTAATAGTAATCTTCGTGGTTCAGCAGTTCGGGACCAGCTTTATTGGTAAGTTTTTCGGGCCGGTGATGGTAATATGGTTCTTGGTTCTGGGTGGATTGGGAGTTTCTCATTTAAGCGAAAATCTGGAGATTTTAAGATCATTCAATCCTTATTATGCTTATAAGCTGATTGTAGATTCTCCAAGTGCAATCATTATCTTAGGAGCAGTTTTCCTTTGTACAACAGGGGCGGAAGCACTTTATTCAGATCTTGGTCACTGTGGTGCAAAAAATATCAGAGTAAGCTGGGGATTTGTAAAAATAATGTTGATTTTAAACTATCTCGGACAGGGAGCATGGCTTTTAACCAACCATGGAACACCGGGCTTTTCAGTAGTCAACCCTTTCTTCGGAATTATGGAAGAATGGATGATTGTTCCAGGAGTAATTTTAGCTACGGCAGCAGCAATCATTGCCAGTCAGGCCTTGATTACAGGATCATTCACGATCTTCTCCGAAGCAATGTCTCTTAATTTATGGCCAAACCAGAAAATTGATTATCCTTCAGGGGTAAAAGGGCAGATGTACATTCCGAGAATCAACTGGGGACTGCTTATTTTATGTATTATTGTGGTGCTTCACTTTAGAGAATCGGGTAAAATGGAAGCTGCTTATGGGCTTTCAATTACGGTTACGATGCTCATGACAACAATGCTATTATTGTTCTGGCTACTGAAGCATAGAGTGAATAAAGTATTTATTCTTGTTTTTGCTTTGGTTTATCTATCCATAGAATTAGGGTTCTTCAGTGCAAATATTATCAAATTCTTTGAAGGAGGTTGGATTACGGTAATTTTAGGAGGATTCATTGGAATCTGTATGTACGCTTGGTACAACGGTAGGTCAATCAAAACAAAATTCATCAAGTTTATTAAATTGGATAAATATATTCCGATTATAAAAGACATGAAGCTGGATGAGACCATTCCTAAATATGCAACCAATTTAGCTTACCTGAGCAGGGCAAAAAGAAATGATGAGATAGAATCAAAAATCATCTATTCAATCATTAAAAAACAACCGAAAAGAGCAGATCATTATTTTATCCTAAGTATTACCAATCAGGAAGATCCGTATACTTTCAAATATGCGGTGGATGAAGTTCTTCCGGGAACTATCTATAAAATTAATTTCATGTTAGGATTTAAGATTGACAGAAGAATTAATGATTATTTCGATATGGTTTTAAGGGACTTAATGGCAGACGGAACAATTCCTTCAAGAAGCAGTCATCCTTCGCTGAGAGCTCACAATATACCGCCGGATCTTAAGTATGTTATTATAGATAATACCTATATCAACGATATTCTTTTGACGGTAAAAGAGAAAATTATCTTAAATCTCTACAATTTTGTTAAATATATTGGTAGTGATGACTTCAAAGCCTGGGGAATTACTTCGCACAATGTAGTAGTGGAATCCGCGCCTATGACGGAAGATTGTGTAGGTAAATCAAAAATTGAGCAGTGCGAATTTATTCGTCATAATAGTTAA
- a CDS encoding DUF2147 domain-containing protein, with the protein MKKLLLTFILSLFSVMSFAQIEGKWKTIDDETKQAKSIVEIYKKSDGKYYGKISQLLIKPANPNCTECKDDRKNKPILGMEIIRGLKKDGNEFTGGTITDPKTGKTYKCTITKSGDNLNVRGYIGLSLIGRTQTWQKAN; encoded by the coding sequence ATGAAAAAATTATTATTGACATTTATACTTTCACTTTTCAGTGTAATGTCTTTTGCACAAATTGAAGGAAAATGGAAAACAATTGATGATGAAACAAAACAGGCAAAATCTATTGTTGAGATCTATAAAAAGTCAGACGGTAAGTACTACGGAAAAATCTCTCAGTTATTAATAAAACCGGCCAACCCGAACTGTACAGAATGTAAAGACGACAGAAAAAACAAGCCTATTCTTGGGATGGAAATTATCAGAGGTTTAAAAAAAGACGGCAATGAATTTACCGGTGGAACAATTACAGATCCTAAAACAGGAAAAACGTATAAATGTACCATCACAAAAAGCGGAGATAACCTGAATGTAAGAGGATACATCGGTTTATCTTTAATTGGAAGAACGCAGACTTGGCAGAAAGCTAATTAA
- a CDS encoding pyruvate dehydrogenase complex E1 component subunit beta, translated as MAEYTFREVIAQAMSEEMRKDESIFLMGEEVAEYNGAYKASKGMLDEFGPKRVIDTPIAELGFSGIAVGAAMNGNRPIVEYMTFNFSLVGIDQIINNAAKIRQMSGGQWNCPIVFRGPTASAGQLGATHSQAFENWFANIPGLKVVVPSNPYDAKGLLKTAIQDNDPVIFMESEQMYGDKMEIPEEEYYIPIGKADIKKEGKDVTLVSFGKIMKLAIQAAEDLAKEGISVEVIDLRTVRPLDYDTILASVKKTNRLVVLEEAWPFNSVASEITYMVQQKAFDYLDAPIKRITTPDAPAPYSAALFAEWFPKLEKVKEEIKKAMYVK; from the coding sequence ATGGCAGAATATACTTTTCGTGAGGTAATTGCACAGGCAATGAGCGAGGAAATGCGTAAAGACGAATCCATTTTTTTAATGGGGGAGGAAGTTGCGGAATACAACGGTGCATATAAGGCTTCAAAAGGAATGCTGGATGAATTTGGCCCTAAAAGAGTAATCGATACACCCATCGCTGAACTTGGTTTTTCAGGGATTGCTGTAGGTGCAGCGATGAATGGTAACAGGCCTATTGTAGAGTATATGACATTCAATTTCTCATTAGTGGGGATTGATCAGATTATCAACAACGCGGCTAAAATCCGTCAGATGAGTGGTGGTCAGTGGAATTGTCCTATCGTTTTCCGTGGTCCTACCGCTTCGGCAGGTCAATTGGGAGCGACACACTCTCAGGCTTTTGAAAACTGGTTTGCTAATATCCCGGGTCTTAAAGTAGTGGTTCCTTCTAACCCTTACGATGCAAAAGGATTATTAAAAACAGCGATTCAGGATAACGACCCTGTGATTTTCATGGAATCTGAGCAGATGTACGGAGACAAAATGGAAATTCCTGAGGAAGAATATTATATCCCGATCGGAAAAGCAGATATTAAGAAAGAAGGAAAAGATGTTACTTTGGTATCTTTCGGAAAAATCATGAAGCTGGCTATTCAGGCTGCTGAAGATTTGGCTAAAGAAGGTATCTCTGTAGAGGTAATCGATCTTAGAACAGTTCGTCCATTGGATTATGATACGATTTTAGCTTCAGTTAAGAAAACAAACAGATTGGTTGTTTTGGAAGAAGCTTGGCCGTTCAATTCTGTGGCGTCTGAAATTACTTATATGGTTCAGCAGAAAGCATTTGATTATTTGGATGCTCCTATCAAGAGAATTACTACTCCTGATGCTCCTGCACCTTACTCTGCTGCATTATTCGCAGAATGGTTCCCTAAGCTTGAAAAAGTGAAAGAAGAAATCAAAAAAGCAATGTACGTAAAGTAA
- a CDS encoding 3'-5' exonuclease produces MNLKLHKPLCVFDLETTGTNIGKDRIVEICILKVNPDASRESKTWRVNPEMPIPKESSEIHGIYDEDIKDAPTFRDIAPKIMEMLAGSDLGGFNSNRFDVPLLAEELLRVGIDFDLSKFRLVDAQTIYHKKEPRNLSAAYQFYCGKTLENAHSAEADVMATFEVLDAQVGKYDDIPNAIGPLSEFTFHNKHADLAGFIGYNEKLEEVFNFGKYKGQCVKVVFKKDLGYFGWLQNAEFPLYTKKVFTKIQLSCRF; encoded by the coding sequence ATGAATTTAAAACTACATAAACCGCTCTGTGTATTCGACTTAGAAACTACAGGAACCAATATTGGGAAAGACAGAATTGTAGAAATCTGTATTTTAAAAGTAAATCCGGATGCTTCAAGAGAAAGCAAAACATGGCGTGTAAATCCTGAAATGCCAATTCCAAAAGAATCCAGTGAAATTCACGGGATTTATGATGAAGATATAAAAGATGCTCCAACCTTCAGGGATATTGCTCCAAAAATTATGGAAATGCTTGCGGGAAGTGATTTGGGAGGTTTTAATTCCAACCGTTTTGATGTTCCTTTACTGGCTGAAGAACTGTTGAGGGTGGGAATTGATTTTGATTTAAGTAAATTCAGATTGGTGGATGCACAGACCATTTACCACAAAAAAGAACCGAGAAATCTCAGTGCCGCGTATCAGTTCTATTGTGGGAAAACATTGGAAAATGCACACTCTGCAGAAGCTGATGTGATGGCAACCTTTGAAGTTTTGGATGCACAGGTCGGAAAATATGATGACATTCCGAATGCAATCGGGCCGTTAAGCGAGTTTACTTTCCATAATAAGCATGCTGATCTGGCAGGATTTATTGGGTATAACGAAAAGCTGGAAGAAGTTTTCAATTTCGGGAAATATAAAGGACAGTGTGTGAAAGTGGTTTTCAAGAAAGATCTAGGCTATTTCGGATGGCTTCAGAATGCGGAATTTCCGTTGTATACCAAGAAAGTTTTCACAAAAATACAGCTGTCATGCAGATTTTAA
- a CDS encoding universal stress protein, producing the protein MINIVLPVDFGDKTEQLVDGAIKFAKQVNGKIFLIHVAPSDIGFAIGDMGFQYFPEVEENEIREELIQLNKIEQRILAHDVNCEHLLKQGIAKDIILEYAKVKHADFIVMGSHGRSGIYDVFVGSLTKGITKDSHVPVLVLPIHD; encoded by the coding sequence ATGATAAATATTGTATTACCCGTAGATTTTGGGGACAAAACAGAACAGCTTGTAGACGGAGCAATAAAATTCGCAAAACAAGTAAATGGCAAGATTTTCCTGATCCATGTTGCCCCTTCGGATATTGGTTTTGCCATTGGTGATATGGGATTTCAATATTTTCCGGAGGTCGAAGAAAATGAGATCAGAGAAGAGCTTATTCAGCTTAATAAAATCGAGCAGAGAATTCTTGCTCATGATGTAAATTGTGAACATCTTTTGAAACAAGGTATCGCTAAAGATATTATTCTTGAATATGCGAAAGTGAAGCACGCAGATTTCATCGTAATGGGCTCGCACGGAAGAAGCGGAATCTATGATGTTTTTGTAGGAAGCCTGACGAAAGGAATCACAAAAGATTCTCACGTTCCGGTGTTGGTGTTGCCGATTCACGACTGA
- a CDS encoding LTA synthase family protein: MKFFKEFRKQEVLVLLYRIFLAYFFYQIARFLFWFFNRGLIKVESISDYFSLSFHGIAFDTTAILYVNALFILLSIIPIIINTKKGYQKFLFWLYFITNGITYAMNFGDIVYFKFSQMRLTSAALQVAQHENNIFKVFTASIMQNPYVLIWFVVLMWFWVFLYKKVKVTEQKPVKLVPYFIWSVLTLCIVAVLAVGGIRGDFKHSTRPINLVDANRFVKLPSQGNMVLNSTFSFFRTLNTNNFKEVHFVDEKFIDENIQPYKIYDRKVENKPNIVIFIVESFSREYSGAFNKDKNIKDYVSYTPFIDSLANESLIFPNTFANGRQSIHGMSSVLAGIPSLTDAFTSSPYSNQKIQSIVSICNEMGYDTSFYHGAPNGSMGFLGFGNILGFKHYFGKTEYNNDKDFDGMWAIWDEPFLQYFAKNTGKSQPFMATVFTASSHHPFKIPEKYNGKFKKGKNQMHEPMQYTDYAIKKYFETAKKEPWFNNTIFVFTGDHTNEVYYSEYEKIMNRFAVPLILYSPNTEYNLKGINNEFAQQIDIYPTLADLIGYNKKIRSWGRSLVSEKQYSPIIANSDGTVEQFIIGNYIYRFDGKEVVGIFDKTDLGLEKNIADQLKNNPETEKGKQIAKAWYQDYMNRVINRKMY; this comes from the coding sequence ATGAAATTTTTTAAAGAATTTAGAAAACAGGAAGTTCTGGTACTTTTGTACAGGATTTTTTTAGCATATTTTTTCTATCAGATTGCAAGATTTTTGTTTTGGTTTTTCAATAGGGGATTGATAAAAGTTGAATCCATATCAGATTATTTCAGCCTTTCATTCCACGGTATTGCGTTTGATACGACAGCAATTTTATATGTAAATGCTCTATTTATCCTGTTAAGCATCATTCCGATTATCATTAATACAAAAAAAGGATACCAAAAGTTTCTTTTCTGGCTGTATTTTATCACCAACGGGATTACGTATGCCATGAATTTCGGGGATATTGTGTATTTCAAATTTTCTCAGATGAGACTGACTTCCGCAGCGCTTCAGGTTGCACAGCACGAAAACAATATCTTCAAGGTTTTTACGGCTTCAATAATGCAAAATCCTTATGTTTTGATCTGGTTTGTAGTGTTGATGTGGTTTTGGGTTTTCCTTTATAAAAAAGTAAAAGTTACAGAACAAAAACCTGTAAAATTGGTTCCGTATTTCATTTGGTCGGTTCTTACACTTTGTATCGTGGCGGTTTTGGCTGTTGGTGGAATTCGTGGCGATTTTAAGCACAGTACAAGACCGATCAACCTTGTGGATGCGAACCGTTTTGTAAAGCTTCCTTCCCAGGGAAATATGGTTCTGAATAGCACATTTTCGTTTTTCAGGACTTTAAATACGAATAATTTTAAGGAAGTTCATTTTGTTGATGAAAAATTTATTGATGAAAATATTCAGCCTTATAAAATATACGACAGGAAGGTTGAAAACAAACCGAATATTGTCATTTTTATCGTGGAATCCTTTAGCAGAGAGTATTCCGGAGCTTTTAATAAGGATAAAAATATCAAGGATTATGTTTCATACACACCTTTTATCGATAGTTTAGCCAATGAAAGTTTGATTTTCCCGAATACTTTTGCGAACGGACGACAGTCGATCCACGGGATGAGCTCTGTATTGGCCGGAATCCCGAGTTTGACGGATGCATTTACGAGTTCACCTTATTCAAATCAGAAAATACAGTCGATTGTTTCAATTTGTAATGAAATGGGTTATGACACTTCTTTCTATCACGGGGCTCCGAACGGATCGATGGGGTTTTTAGGTTTTGGAAATATTTTAGGTTTTAAACATTATTTCGGGAAAACAGAATATAACAACGATAAAGATTTCGACGGAATGTGGGCCATTTGGGATGAACCGTTTTTACAATATTTTGCTAAAAATACAGGGAAATCCCAACCTTTTATGGCTACAGTTTTCACGGCTTCTTCGCATCACCCTTTTAAAATTCCTGAAAAATACAATGGGAAATTCAAAAAAGGGAAAAATCAAATGCATGAGCCGATGCAATACACGGATTATGCGATTAAAAAATACTTTGAAACAGCAAAAAAAGAACCTTGGTTCAATAATACCATTTTTGTATTCACCGGAGATCACACCAATGAAGTGTATTATTCCGAATATGAAAAGATTATGAATCGTTTTGCGGTTCCTTTAATATTATATTCTCCGAATACTGAATATAACTTAAAGGGAATAAATAATGAGTTTGCCCAACAGATTGATATCTACCCAACACTGGCAGATTTAATTGGATATAATAAAAAGATCAGAAGCTGGGGAAGAAGTTTAGTGAGTGAAAAGCAGTATTCACCGATTATCGCTAATTCTGACGGTACAGTTGAGCAATTCATCATTGGAAATTATATTTATCGTTTTGACGGAAAAGAAGTAGTAGGAATTTTCGACAAAACGGATCTCGGCCTCGAAAAAAATATTGCAGACCAGTTAAAAAACAATCCCGAAACAGAAAAAGGGAAGCAGATTGCCAAAGCATGGTATCAGGATTATATGAACAGGGTGATCAACAGGAAAATGTATTAG
- a CDS encoding DUF6427 family protein, protein MFKLLSKESNIFSIPVYIGFLLLIVIFFNILNFNTYEAIIAGITFLGIALGYFCFHSIALNYQTHLPLFLYTFFVFGLYPGNLDIGIAVSLLTNSFLLLLLMSTNEDIRKKSYVLVGSIIALNFIFLPTTWPMAVFVIIHVIATSARVSLNLFRFLLGVILIGLGYFSVMIFMNFTTWNIDYFPFGKIKLVTDYVALFPLIPIVLMLIYAVYDHFKNYNKKSPVSRYKYTFLLVFSVAQLITIILYMNKSYEYLLLLAFPSTIIISRMLKFLPKYWMQEVSVWLIIFSLIGFKAGTYFDLF, encoded by the coding sequence ATGTTTAAATTACTTTCAAAAGAAAGCAATATTTTTTCAATTCCTGTTTATATTGGTTTTCTTCTTTTAATAGTAATATTTTTTAACATACTGAATTTCAATACTTATGAAGCAATTATTGCCGGAATTACCTTCTTGGGAATTGCTTTGGGATATTTCTGTTTTCATAGCATTGCCCTGAATTATCAGACTCATCTGCCTTTATTTTTGTATACATTTTTTGTTTTTGGACTTTATCCCGGTAATTTGGACATCGGAATTGCCGTTTCACTGCTTACGAATTCCTTTCTTTTGTTACTTTTAATGAGTACCAATGAAGACATCAGAAAGAAGTCGTATGTTTTGGTTGGTTCCATTATAGCATTGAATTTTATTTTCCTTCCTACCACGTGGCCAATGGCAGTTTTTGTGATCATTCACGTCATTGCGACTTCAGCGAGAGTCAGCTTGAATCTTTTCAGGTTTTTGCTGGGAGTTATTTTGATAGGGCTTGGATATTTTTCGGTTATGATTTTTATGAATTTTACAACTTGGAATATCGATTATTTTCCTTTCGGGAAGATAAAGCTGGTGACGGATTATGTAGCATTATTTCCTTTGATTCCTATTGTTTTAATGCTGATTTACGCCGTTTATGACCATTTTAAAAATTATAATAAAAAGAGCCCTGTAAGCCGCTACAAATATACATTTCTACTGGTATTTTCTGTGGCTCAGCTGATTACGATTATTCTTTATATGAATAAAAGTTATGAATATTTATTGCTTCTTGCCTTTCCTTCAACCATCATTATTAGTAGGATGTTGAAGTTTTTACCTAAATACTGGATGCAGGAAGTAAGTGTATGGTTGATTATTTTTAGTTTAATTGGCTTTAAGGCCGGAACTTATTTTGATTTATTTTAA